A portion of the Pseudarthrobacter sp. L1SW genome contains these proteins:
- a CDS encoding NAD(P)-dependent alcohol dehydrogenase has translation MTPGRPVPPPLAKPVAPEPATPGTIATPEAAASGGRRLAAAYGATSPESGLVPLTLARRSPGADDVEIAIEFCGLCHSDVHATRGEWGGKVWPLVPGHEIVGTVSRVGSAVTDFAAGDRVGVGCMVDSCRECESCLDGLEQYCEKGMTGTYGAEDRRNGGAVTQGGYSSSVVVDRRYVLRVPAALDPAAAAPLLCAGVTTFSPLRHFDVEEGDVVGVVGLGGLGHMAVKLAKAMGAKVVVFTTSEAKVAAALELGADEVVLSRDEAAMAAANRSIDLIIDTVAAPHDLNPYFRTLRVDGVLFQLGLPSEAMPPVNPGALIRRRIAYAGSLIGGIAETQEMLDFCAAHGVVADIEVVRADQLNDAYDRMVAGDVKYRFVLDTSTLQAPAKEADA, from the coding sequence ATGACTCCAGGACGCCCCGTACCGCCGCCCCTTGCCAAGCCAGTAGCCCCGGAACCTGCCACTCCCGGGACCATCGCCACTCCGGAAGCCGCTGCTTCCGGCGGCCGACGCCTGGCTGCGGCCTACGGTGCGACGTCGCCCGAAAGCGGGCTGGTGCCGCTGACCCTCGCCCGGCGCTCTCCCGGGGCGGACGACGTCGAAATCGCCATCGAGTTCTGCGGGCTGTGCCACTCGGATGTGCACGCCACCCGGGGCGAGTGGGGCGGCAAGGTATGGCCGCTGGTCCCGGGGCACGAGATTGTGGGCACCGTCAGCCGGGTGGGCTCGGCCGTTACGGATTTTGCCGCGGGCGACCGCGTGGGCGTGGGCTGCATGGTGGATTCCTGCCGCGAATGCGAAAGCTGCCTGGACGGCCTGGAACAGTACTGCGAAAAGGGCATGACCGGCACGTACGGGGCCGAGGACCGGCGGAACGGCGGCGCCGTGACGCAGGGCGGCTACTCCTCCTCGGTGGTGGTGGACCGACGCTACGTCCTGCGGGTGCCGGCAGCCCTCGACCCTGCCGCCGCTGCCCCTTTGTTGTGTGCCGGCGTCACCACGTTCTCGCCGCTGCGGCACTTCGACGTCGAAGAAGGCGACGTTGTGGGCGTGGTGGGGCTGGGCGGACTCGGCCATATGGCCGTCAAGCTCGCCAAGGCAATGGGAGCGAAAGTGGTGGTGTTCACCACGTCGGAGGCAAAAGTCGCGGCGGCCCTCGAGCTGGGAGCCGATGAGGTGGTCCTGTCCCGCGACGAAGCGGCGATGGCGGCGGCCAACCGCAGCATCGATCTCATCATCGACACCGTGGCGGCCCCGCACGACCTGAACCCCTACTTCCGGACCCTCCGGGTTGACGGTGTGCTCTTCCAGCTCGGCCTGCCGTCCGAGGCGATGCCGCCCGTGAACCCCGGCGCGCTGATCCGGCGCCGGATCGCCTACGCCGGTTCGCTGATTGGAGGCATCGCCGAGACCCAGGAGATGCTGGATTTTTGCGCCGCGCACGGCGTTGTTGCAGACATCGAGGTGGTACGGGCAGACCAGCTGAATGATGCCTACGACCGGATGGTGGCAGGCGACGTGAAGTACCGATTCGTGCTGGATA